A segment of the Xenorhabdus bovienii SS-2004 genome:
ATTTTATTAAGTACGATAAAAAGTCAGATTAGCGCCATGTTTTGAAACGATTAATCAGGCCATTGGTTGAACTATCATGGCTATTTATCGCTTCATCATCGTGCAATTCTGGCAGGATACGGTTCGCCAACTGTTTACCGAGTTCTACGCCCCATTGATCAAATGAGAAAATATTCAGAATAGCGCCTTGGGCAAAGATTTTATGTTCATACATGGCAATCAATGCGCCCAAACTGAATGGTGTAATTTCGCGTAATAGAATGGAGTTAGTCGGACGGTTGCCTTCAAAAACTTTGAATGGCACGACATTCGCCACGTCCTGTGCATTTTTTCCGGCTGCAACAAATTCCGCTTCCACCTGTTCGCGATTTTTACCAAAAGCCAGTGCTTCAGTTTGCGCAAAGAAGTTGGACAGTAGTTTGCTGTGATGATCACTGAGCGGATTATGGCTGATTGCGGGCGCAATAAAATCACATGGGATCAGTTTGGTTCCCTGATGGATAAGCTGATAAAAAGCATGCTGACCATTGGTGCCCGGCTCGCCCCAGATAATCGGCCCAGTTTGGTAATCTACCGGGCTGCCATTCCTATCAATACATTTGCCATTCGATTCCATGTTGCCCTGTTGAAAATAAGCGGCAAAACGATGCATATATTGATCATAAGGCAGAATCGCTTCAGTTTCTGCACCAAAGAAATTGTTGTACCAGATGCCGATCAGCGCCAGCAGGATCGGAATGTTCTGATCAGGAGAAGTCTGCTCGAAGTGTTTATCCATAGCATGAGCGCCACTCAGCAACTGTTCGAAATTCTCATAGCCAATGGAAAGTGCAATGGATAAACCAATCGCAGACCACAGTGAATAACGGCCACCGACCCAATCCCAGAATTCAAACATATTCAGTGGATCGATACCGAATTTACTGACTTCCTGCTCATTGGTCGAAAGTGCCGCAAAATGCTTGGCAACATGAGCCTCAATCTCCGCATTTTGCAGGAACCAATTGCGGGCAGAATACGCATTGGTCATAGTTTCCTGGGTGGTGAAAGTCTTGGAAGCAATCAGGAACAGCGTCGTTTCTGGGTTCAATGTTTGCAACGTTTCTGCGATATGGGTTCCATCCACATTGGAAACAAAGTGCATATTGAGGTGATTTTTATACGCTTTCAGTGCTTCAGAGACCATATAAGGGCCGAGATCGGAACCACCAATACCAATATTGACAACGTCAGTAATGGCTTGACCGGTATACCCTTTCCATTCTCCGCTGATGATGCGTTCACTGAATGACTTCATTTTTGCCAGCACCGCATTGACTTGCGGCATCACATCTTCCCCATCCACATTAATCGGGGTATTGCTGCGGTTACGCAGGGCAATGTGCAGCACAGCACGATCTTCAGTACAGTTGATTTTTTCACCGGAGAACATACTGCGGATAGCTCCGGACAGATCCGTTTCTTTCGCCAGTGTCTGTAATTTTGTCAGTGTTTCAGCGGTAATACGATTTTTGGAATAATCCACCAAAATCTGCTCGTCAAACGTAGCGGAGAATGCCGTAAACCGCGCTTTGTCCTGTTCAAACAAATCCCGCAAGTGGACGTTTTTCAATTGCTCAAAATGCTGATGCAATGCTTTCCAAGCTTCGGTCTGGCTAGGGTTGATGTTTTTCATGAATAATGGTCTCTATCAACTATAGATAAATAATAGGAATACACAGATTGTAACGACTTAACTCTGTGATGCGTCTCCCTTTCCTTTTAATTACTGATATTGGTCAAAATAGTCCATGATTTCCACCCCTAATTGCTGATATAGGTAAAAACGATAATTTTAGTTCCATCATGAAAGATATTGATGCTCAATGCCTAAACGTTGACTCAGCGTAGCTAACCCGATACTTCTAAAAGCCTATTCCTCGAACAGAAGGTTATCATCCATGTGTGCTGTTTCATCTACTTACCCACAGTATGTTGTCGCAAAATTCGGCGGTACCAGTGTGGCAGACTTTGATGCCATGAATCACTGTGCCGATATTATTCTGGCAAACGCAGATGTCCGCGTAGTCGTTTTGTCCGCTTCTGCGGGGGTGACTAATTTGCTGGTCGCATTGGCGACGGGCTGTGATAACGATAAACGTAAAAAGTGCCTGAAACAGATCCGTGACATTCAATATGCGATTATTGACCGATTAAATGACGTGAATGTGATATGTGAAGAAATTGATCGCCTGCTGGAAAATATCGAGATGTTGTCAGAAGCCGCATCATTGGCAACCTCTGAGGCGTTAACTGATGAATTGGTCAGCCACGGTGAAGTGATGTCCACATTGCTATTCGTAGAATTACTGCGTCAACGCAATGTAAATGCAGAGTGGTTTGATATCCGCAGGGTCATGCGAACGAATGATCACTTCGGACGAGCAGAACCAGACTCCCTTCAACTCCATATATCGGCGGTTGAGCTCCTTCAGCCTCGTTTGAATAATACAGTTGTTATCACACAAGGTTTTATCGGCAGAGAAGAAAAAGGCCGCACAACTACACTGGGACGTGGTGGCAGTGATTATACCGCCGCCTTACTCGGCGAAGCGCTGAATTTACAGCGTGTTGATATTTGGACGGATGTTCCCGGCATCTATACCACTGATCCCCGTGTTGCACCAACAGCCAAGCGCATCGATAAAATTGCATTTGATGAGGCAGCAGAGATGGCGACATTTGGTGCTAAGATCCTCCACCCAGCTACGTTGCTACCTGCCATTCGTTGCGGTATTCCTGTTTTTGTTGGATCAAGTAAAGATCCACAGGCCGGCGGCACACTGGTTTGTGACAAAACCGAAAACCCGCCCCTGTTTCGTGCACTGGCATTACGCCGCAAACAGACGTTATTAACCTTGCACAGCCTAAAAATGTTACATGCAAGGGGCTTTCTGGCGGAAGTTTTTACGCTGCTTTTACGCCATAACATTTCAGTAGATTTGATTACCACCTCAGAAGTCAGTGTCGCCCTAACGCTGGATACAACTGGCTCTACCAGCACCAATGGCAGTCTGCTGACTAATGCTCTGCTGACCGAACTTTCTACATTATGTCGTGTAGAAGTTGAAGAAGATCTGGCGCTGGTGGCAATTATCGGTAATGAGCTTTCACAGGCTAAAGGGTTGGGGAAAGAAATTTTTGGCACACTGGAATCTTTTAATATCCGGATGATCAGCTATGGCGCAAGCAGCCACAATGTATGTTTGCTCGTTCCCGGTCAAGATGCGGAATCAGTCATTCAGAAACTGCATCAGAATTTGTTTAAGGTGTGACAGAAAAAACCGCTAAAGCGGTTTTTTCTGATTTCGACAAAGAAGGTATTTAACCCTGCTTACCAATGTTTCGCCAATTCACACCCCGCTAATTCCTCCGAAACTGTGATATTCGCGGTGTGAGCTGACGTAATCAAGATGATCCGTCCTCAGCCTGATGTAGATAAATTGGATATCTCAGAGTGGTTCCACTCATCGGATGTGTTTTCCCCCTCGTTATCATCCATAATAAGAAAACGAAAATAAATTCCATTTTTGCTTTAGCAAAATCAGGGTTGCTACACAGACACTTTCAGAGGGTATTTTATGAGTACAGCCGTTGCCAACAAGCGTACCAAAAGAACCAAAATAACGGCAAATAGTACCGCTACAAGCGGTCAGGTTCAGTCCTTAAGCCGAGGGCTTACACTTTTGGAATATATTTCCGATTCACAAGTGGGTGTTGCCTTAACCGATCTGGCTATACAAGCTGGTTTGCCTAACTCCACCACTCATCGCCTTTTGACTACGTTACAGCAGCATGGTTTTGTCCGTCAGGTAGGCGATTTAGGATTATGGGTTATCGCTTCACATACCTTTGTTGTCGGTAGCAGTTTTCTGCAAAGTCGTAATTTGATGGTGTTGGTTCACCCAATATTACGTCAATTAATGGAAGATTCCGGTGAAACCGTCAACCTTGCCATCCTGAATCTTGATGAATATGAAGCCGTTATTGTTGATCAGGTGCAATGTAATGCGCTGATGCGGATGTCTGCCCCCATTGGCGGCAAGCTGCCGATGCATGCTTCCGGCGCAGGCAAAGCGTTGCTTTCTACACTACCTGAACAAAAACGCCTCCAATTACTCCATAAGAAAGGTCTTCATACCTATACCCAGCATACTTACACCACCGCAGCGGCTCTGAAAGAAAATCTTGAACAAATCCGCAAGCAAGGCTTTTCGCTCGATGATGAAGAACATGCTCTTGGGTTACGCTGCATTGCCGCCTGTATTTACGATGAACATCATGAAGCGTTTGCCGCCATTTCCATTTCCGGTTCAATTTCACGAATCTCTGACGATCGAGTCACTGAACTAGGCGCACTCGTGATGCGGGCTGCAAAAGAGATCAGTAGAGAATATGGCGGTATTAAGTAAATTGGGTCTAAATTTCCCTTAAAAGGTCTATTTGAACTGTTTGGTTCACTGCGAGCCCAACTATCGGGTGCAGAATAAGGTGCCAGTTGCATCACACTTTAATGACAGGGATTTTAAATTCCCTGTATTCTAATTTGGCGAGAGGAAAGTGCTAATGAATAATTGGAAAACAACCGCAGAAAATATCCTGACCGATGGCCCTCTCGTCCCTATTATTGTGATCAATGAGATTGAACACGCGGTTCCATTGGCAAAAGCACTGATTGCCGGCGGGATACGTGTACTGGAAGTCACCTTAAGGACCGAATGCGCACTGGAGGCCATCCGTCTTATTGCCAAAGAAGTGCCTGAAGCAATTATTGGCGCAGGTACAGTCATTAATCCTGAACAATTGGCTACGGTCACCGAAGCAGGCGCTCAGTTTGCCATCAGCCCAGGATTAACTGACCCGTTATTAAAAGCCGCAACTACAGGCTCAATTCCATTGATTCCGGGGATCTCTACGGTTTCAGAATTAATGCTTGGTATGAGTTATGGGATAAATTGCTTCAAATTTTTTCCAGCAGAAGCGAATGGCGGCGTGAAAGCGCTAAAAGCCATTGCAGGCCCATTCCCTCAAGTTCGTTTCTACCCAAGCGGTGGTATTTCATCCGACAATTACCGCGATTATCTGGCTCTAAATAGTGTTCTGAGTATTGGTGGTTCATGGCTGGTGCCTAGCAATGCACTGAAAAAAGGTGATTATGCCCAGATTACCGAGCTGGCACAT
Coding sequences within it:
- the pgi gene encoding glucose-6-phosphate isomerase, translated to MKNINPSQTEAWKALHQHFEQLKNVHLRDLFEQDKARFTAFSATFDEQILVDYSKNRITAETLTKLQTLAKETDLSGAIRSMFSGEKINCTEDRAVLHIALRNRSNTPINVDGEDVMPQVNAVLAKMKSFSERIISGEWKGYTGQAITDVVNIGIGGSDLGPYMVSEALKAYKNHLNMHFVSNVDGTHIAETLQTLNPETTLFLIASKTFTTQETMTNAYSARNWFLQNAEIEAHVAKHFAALSTNEQEVSKFGIDPLNMFEFWDWVGGRYSLWSAIGLSIALSIGYENFEQLLSGAHAMDKHFEQTSPDQNIPILLALIGIWYNNFFGAETEAILPYDQYMHRFAAYFQQGNMESNGKCIDRNGSPVDYQTGPIIWGEPGTNGQHAFYQLIHQGTKLIPCDFIAPAISHNPLSDHHSKLLSNFFAQTEALAFGKNREQVEAEFVAAGKNAQDVANVVPFKVFEGNRPTNSILLREITPFSLGALIAMYEHKIFAQGAILNIFSFDQWGVELGKQLANRILPELHDDEAINSHDSSTNGLINRFKTWR
- the lysC gene encoding lysine-sensitive aspartokinase 3, encoding MCAVSSTYPQYVVAKFGGTSVADFDAMNHCADIILANADVRVVVLSASAGVTNLLVALATGCDNDKRKKCLKQIRDIQYAIIDRLNDVNVICEEIDRLLENIEMLSEAASLATSEALTDELVSHGEVMSTLLFVELLRQRNVNAEWFDIRRVMRTNDHFGRAEPDSLQLHISAVELLQPRLNNTVVITQGFIGREEKGRTTTLGRGGSDYTAALLGEALNLQRVDIWTDVPGIYTTDPRVAPTAKRIDKIAFDEAAEMATFGAKILHPATLLPAIRCGIPVFVGSSKDPQAGGTLVCDKTENPPLFRALALRRKQTLLTLHSLKMLHARGFLAEVFTLLLRHNISVDLITTSEVSVALTLDTTGSTSTNGSLLTNALLTELSTLCRVEVEEDLALVAIIGNELSQAKGLGKEIFGTLESFNIRMISYGASSHNVCLLVPGQDAESVIQKLHQNLFKV
- a CDS encoding bifunctional 4-hydroxy-2-oxoglutarate aldolase/2-dehydro-3-deoxy-phosphogluconate aldolase gives rise to the protein MNNWKTTAENILTDGPLVPIIVINEIEHAVPLAKALIAGGIRVLEVTLRTECALEAIRLIAKEVPEAIIGAGTVINPEQLATVTEAGAQFAISPGLTDPLLKAATTGSIPLIPGISTVSELMLGMSYGINCFKFFPAEANGGVKALKAIAGPFPQVRFYPSGGISSDNYRDYLALNSVLSIGGSWLVPSNALKKGDYAQITELAHAVIAGAKA
- the iclR gene encoding glyoxylate bypass operon transcriptional repressor IclR codes for the protein MSTAVANKRTKRTKITANSTATSGQVQSLSRGLTLLEYISDSQVGVALTDLAIQAGLPNSTTHRLLTTLQQHGFVRQVGDLGLWVIASHTFVVGSSFLQSRNLMVLVHPILRQLMEDSGETVNLAILNLDEYEAVIVDQVQCNALMRMSAPIGGKLPMHASGAGKALLSTLPEQKRLQLLHKKGLHTYTQHTYTTAAALKENLEQIRKQGFSLDDEEHALGLRCIAACIYDEHHEAFAAISISGSISRISDDRVTELGALVMRAAKEISREYGGIK